A region from the Tachysurus vachellii isolate PV-2020 chromosome 25, HZAU_Pvac_v1, whole genome shotgun sequence genome encodes:
- the paqr6 gene encoding membrane progestin receptor delta isoform X3, giving the protein MLCRGGREKLDQACQRGKVVLQLPKAMLQLKLPRLFNIHQIPKVFWEDSIISGYRHPQSSALDCILSSFQMTNETVNIWTHFLPTWYFLWRFCVLCSMVDFLSESYTWPLLVYMLLICLYPFTSCCAHTFSTMSLEARHICYFFDYGALSLYSLGCAIAYGSYVMPECWVNSRLHRHFVPIAIANSIFCTSTSCYSSFTFFRFLELQFPQRSKVLRTGAFVIPFVFDTIPLVYRLLLCFGGSCTHTDAVSSHCYHLLFAFLTCFLFASHLPERLAPGRFDYFGHSHQLFHICAVVGTHFQMEAVLTDMTSRQSWIAAHSAAPSFMGTLGALALGVLLNLGIIALFSASLLRAPNLSPEKGGTTIRTSQPSAAAKDE; this is encoded by the exons ATGCTGTGTCGTGGAGGAAGAGAGAAGCTGGATCAGGCTTGTCAGAGAGGCAAAGTGGTGCTACAGCTACCCAAAGCCATGCTCCAACTCAAACTGCCCCGCCTCTTCAACATCCACCAAATCCCTAAG GTGTTTTGGGAGGATAGCATCATATCCGGTTACAGACATCCTCAAAGCTCCGCCCTGGACTGCATCCTCAGCAGCTTTCAGATGACCAATGAGACGGTGAATATCTGGACCCACTTCCTGCCAACATG GTACTTCCTGTGGCGCTTCTGTGTGCTCTGTTCTATGGTGGACTTCCTGTCTGAGAGCTACACGTGGCCGCTGCTGGTGTACATGCTGTTAATCTGCTTGTATCCCTTCACATCCTGCTGTGCTCACACCTTCAGCACCATGTCACTCGAAGCTCGGCATATCTGCTACTTCTTCGATTACGGAGCACTCAGCCTTTACAGcctgg GTTGTGCAATCGCGTACGGCTCCTATGTGATGCCTGAGTGTTGGGTGAACAGTCGACTCCATCGCCACTTTGTTCCCATCGCCATCGCTAACTCCATCTTCTGCACCAGCACGTCCTGCTACTCCAG ttttacttttttcaggtttttagaattgcagtTTCCTCAGAGGAGTAAAGTTTTGCGGACCGGAGCCTTTGTTATTCCCTTCGTGTTTGACACCATCCCACTTGTCTACAGA CTCTTGCTGTGTTTCGGAGGAAGctgcactcacacagacgcCGTATCCAGTCACTGCTATCACCTGCTGTTTGCGTTCCTCACCTGCTTCCTGTTCGCTTCTCACCTGCCTGAGAGACTCGCGCCAGGACGCTTCGACTACTTTG GCCACAGTCACCAGCTGTTCCACATCTGCGCGGTGGTCGGCACACACTTCCAGATGGAGGCGGTTCTGACAGATATGACGTCACGCCAGAGCTGGATCGCCGCCCACTCGGCAGCACCGTCCTTCATGGGAACGCTTGGAGCTCTGGCCCTCGGTGTCCTGCTCAACCTGGGCATCATTGCTCTGTTCAGCGCCAGTCTACTGCGTGCTCCAAACCTCAGCCCCGAGAAAGGAGGCACTACGATCCGCACGTCGCAGCCGAGCGCCGCCGCGAAAGACGAGTAA
- the ntrk1 gene encoding high affinity nerve growth factor receptor isoform X2 produces the protein MAGRAVCQVALALFLMLSLTTGAWTGCPGACRCSFAMLQCLEANGISSIPVLIQQESENVTEIYIENQTNLKHITDVDFFNYKELKNLTVTDCGLLFISDKAFQNNFKLQYVNLASNSLTHISWKVFHFIPLMNLVLRDNPLTCSCHLYWLQQWQRTRRADIDSQQSCWFNSSSVQLDRFMMENCSLPEVSINAPELPIKEGGNLTFECQVTGTPVPSIRWRTEQLNSSFILEPGISGSTLELVLHLLNVSYRDNLHNLTCEAENEAGPREAMVQLNIEFPAKIVSLKDPEQQHHWCFPFRVDGNPPPSIKWLYNSTPLVETPYAYTQIIPDLDDGSEYHGCLFLNKPTHLNNGYYTLIVENALGREEATSFGKFMDNPFGPSDPEGIILVQTSDPTPTNQSREDVTEKRESSLLGVSVAVGLAAFACTFLLIMVLVINKCGQHSKFGIHRSSVLGKEEDLAVSLRFMNFGVSPPSSDEGMLDSGLSSFVENPQYFCGIIKDKDMCVQHIKRQDIMLKWELGEGAFGKVYLAECANLCPDTDKMLVAIKTLKDANESTRQDFQREAELLTVLQHEHIVRFYGVCTDGEPLAMVFEYMRHGDLNRFLRAHGPDARILDEVKIPPMGQLTLLQMLQIAAQIASGMVYLASLHFVHRDLATRNCLVGEGLVVKIGDFGMSRDIYSTDYYRVGGRTMLPIRWMPPESIMYRKFTTESDIWSFGVVLWEIFTYGKQPWYQLSNSEAIECITQGRELERPRTCPKEVHQLMQGCWQREPQQRLVIKEVYNRLVALVKNPPIYLDILE, from the exons ATGGCTGGCAGGGCCGTGTGCCAGGTGGCCTTGGCTCTGTTCCTGATGCTCAGCCTGACAACAGGAGCTTGGACCGGCTGCCCCGGGGCCTGTCGCTGCTCCTTCGCCATGCTCCAGTGCTTGGAAGCGAATGGTATCAGCAGCATCCCGGTGCTGATTCAGCAGGAGAGCGAGAATGTCACAGAAAT CTACATCGAGAACCAGACAAACCTGAAGCACATCACGGACGTGGACTTCTTCAACTACAAAGAACTGAAGAACCT CACAGTTACAGACTGCGGCTTGCTCTTCATCTCTGATAAAGCCTTCCAGAATAACTTCAAGCTGCAATACGT AAACCTGGCCTCGAACTCGCTCACGCACATCAGCTGGAAGGTCTTCCATTTCATTCCACTGATGAACCT GGTTCTGAGGGATAACCCCCTGACCTGCTCGTGTCATCTGTACTGGCTACAGCAGTGGCAGAGGACGAGGCGAGCCGACATCGACAGCCAGCAGAGCTGCTGGTTTAACAGCAGCAGCGTTCAGCTCGACAGGTTTATGATGGAGAACTGCA GTCTTCCCGAGGTGTCCATCAACGCTCCAGAACTTCCCATTAAGGAGGGGGGAAACCTGACGTTTGAGTGTCAGGTCACCGGAACTCCAGTGCCTAGTATTCGGTGGAGGACGGAGCAGCTAAATTCCAGTTTTATTCTGGAG cctgggATCTCGGGCTCCACTTTGGAGCTGGTGCTTCACCTGTTGAATGTGTCGTATAGGGACAACCTGCACAATCTCACCTGTGAGGCAGAGAACGAAGCAGGGCCGAGAGAAGCGATGGTGCAGCTCAACATCGAGT TCCCGGCCAAAATCGTGTCCCTGAAGGACCCGGAGCAGCAGCATCACTGGTGCTTCCCCTTCAGAGTAGATGGAAATCCACCTCCGAGCATCAAGTGGCTGTACAACAGCACGCCGCTGGTGGAGACGCCGTACGCCTACACGCAGATCATCCCAGACTTGGACGACGGTTCCGAATATCACGGCTGCCTTTTCCTCAACAAACCCACTCACCTCAACAACGGCTATTACACACTCATCGTGGAGAACGCGCTGGGCCGAGAAGAGGCCACGTCTTTCGGAAAGTTCATGGACAACCCGTTCGGCCCTTCTGACCCGGAAGGCATCATCCTCG TCCAGACCAGTGACCCCA CTCCTACTAACCAGTCGCGCGAGGACGTGACGGAGAAGCGGGAAAGCAGCCTGCTTGGG GTGTCTGTCGCTGTCGGCCTCGCTGCGTTTGCTTGCACCTTCCTGCTCATCATGGTGTTGGTGATCAATAAGTGTGGGCAACACTCCAAGTTCGGCATCCATC GGTCGTCCGTTCTGGGGAAGGAAGAAGACTTGGCCGTCTCGCTCCGCTTTATGAACTTCGGAGTGAGTCCTCCTTCCTCAGACGAAGGCATGCTGGACTCGGGACTCTCCAGCTTTGTGGAGAACCCGCAGTACTTTTGTGGCATCATCAAAGACAAGGACATGT GTGTGCAGCACATTAAGAGGCAGGACATCATGCTGAAGTGGGAGCTGGGAGAAGGAGCTTTCGGGAAGGTTTATTTAGCCGAGTGCGCTAACCTCTGTCCAGACACAGACAAGATGCTGGTGGCTATAAAG ACGCTGAAGGACGCCAACGAATCGACTCGACAGGACTTCCAGCGTGAGGCCGAGCTCCTGACTGTGCTCCAGCACGAGCACATCGTCCGCTTCTACGGAGTTTGTACGGATGGAGAACCTCTCGCCATGGTGTTCGAGTACATGCGCCACGGCGACCTCAACCGCTTCCTCAG GGCTCATGGTCCAGATGCCCGGATTCTAGACGAGGTCAAGATTCCCCCGATGGGTCAGCTGACCCTGCTGCAGATGCTCCAGATTGCAGCCCAGATCGCCTCCGGTATGGTCTACCTGGCCTCACTCcactttgtgcacagagacCTGGCCACCAGAAACTGCCTGGTTGGTGAAGGTCTTGTGGTGAAGATCGGTGACTTCGGCATGTCCAGAGACATCTACAGCACTGATTACTACAGG GTCGGTGGAAGAACCATGTTACCTATTCGTTGGATGCCTCCTGAGAGCATTATGTACAGAAAGTTCACCACAGAGAGCGACATCTGGAGTTTCGGGGTGGTTCTGTGGGAGATCTTCACCTACGGAAAACAGCCGTGGTATCAGCTGTCCAACAGCGAG GCGATCGAGTGCATCACACAGGGCCGAGAGCTGGAGCGGCCACGGACGTGTCCTAAAGAGGTCCACCAGCTCATGCAGGGCTGCTGGCAGAGGGAACCACAACAACGCCTCGTCATCAAGGAAGTCTACAACCGGCTCGTGGCCCTGGTGAAGAACCCCCCGATCTACCTGGACATCctggagtga
- the paqr6 gene encoding membrane progestin receptor delta isoform X2: protein MKNIPQHLFPSWAGPDGGRGWSWPLCIKWEAGEGLQSWGLDSAVWCMLCRGGREKLDQACQRGKVVLQLPKAMLQLKLPRLFNIHQIPKVFWEDSIISGYRHPQSSALDCILSSFQMTNETVNIWTHFLPTWYFLWRFCVLCSMVDFLSESYTWPLLVYMLLICLYPFTSCCAHTFSTMSLEARHICYFFDYGALSLYSLGCAIAYGSYVMPECWVNSRLHRHFVPIAIANSIFCTSTSCYSRFLELQFPQRSKVLRTGAFVIPFVFDTIPLVYRLLLCFGGSCTHTDAVSSHCYHLLFAFLTCFLFASHLPERLAPGRFDYFGHSHQLFHICAVVGTHFQMEAVLTDMTSRQSWIAAHSAAPSFMGTLGALALGVLLNLGIIALFSASLLRAPNLSPEKGGTTIRTSQPSAAAKDE, encoded by the exons TGTTTCCCTCATGGGCGGGGCCTGACGGGGGCCGAGGCTGGTCCTGGCCTCTGTGTATAAAATGGGAGGCCGGTGAAGGGCTTCAGTCGTGGGGTCTGGACTCAGCGGTGTGGTGCATGCTGTGTCGTGGAGGAAGAGAGAAGCTGGATCAGGCTTGTCAGAGAGGCAAAGTGGTGCTACAGCTACCCAAAGCCATGCTCCAACTCAAACTGCCCCGCCTCTTCAACATCCACCAAATCCCTAAG GTGTTTTGGGAGGATAGCATCATATCCGGTTACAGACATCCTCAAAGCTCCGCCCTGGACTGCATCCTCAGCAGCTTTCAGATGACCAATGAGACGGTGAATATCTGGACCCACTTCCTGCCAACATG GTACTTCCTGTGGCGCTTCTGTGTGCTCTGTTCTATGGTGGACTTCCTGTCTGAGAGCTACACGTGGCCGCTGCTGGTGTACATGCTGTTAATCTGCTTGTATCCCTTCACATCCTGCTGTGCTCACACCTTCAGCACCATGTCACTCGAAGCTCGGCATATCTGCTACTTCTTCGATTACGGAGCACTCAGCCTTTACAGcctgg GTTGTGCAATCGCGTACGGCTCCTATGTGATGCCTGAGTGTTGGGTGAACAGTCGACTCCATCGCCACTTTGTTCCCATCGCCATCGCTAACTCCATCTTCTGCACCAGCACGTCCTGCTACTCCAG gtttttagaattgcagtTTCCTCAGAGGAGTAAAGTTTTGCGGACCGGAGCCTTTGTTATTCCCTTCGTGTTTGACACCATCCCACTTGTCTACAGA CTCTTGCTGTGTTTCGGAGGAAGctgcactcacacagacgcCGTATCCAGTCACTGCTATCACCTGCTGTTTGCGTTCCTCACCTGCTTCCTGTTCGCTTCTCACCTGCCTGAGAGACTCGCGCCAGGACGCTTCGACTACTTTG GCCACAGTCACCAGCTGTTCCACATCTGCGCGGTGGTCGGCACACACTTCCAGATGGAGGCGGTTCTGACAGATATGACGTCACGCCAGAGCTGGATCGCCGCCCACTCGGCAGCACCGTCCTTCATGGGAACGCTTGGAGCTCTGGCCCTCGGTGTCCTGCTCAACCTGGGCATCATTGCTCTGTTCAGCGCCAGTCTACTGCGTGCTCCAAACCTCAGCCCCGAGAAAGGAGGCACTACGATCCGCACGTCGCAGCCGAGCGCCGCCGCGAAAGACGAGTAA
- the paqr6 gene encoding membrane progestin receptor delta isoform X1, whose product MKNIPQHLFPSWAGPDGGRGWSWPLCIKWEAGEGLQSWGLDSAVWCMLCRGGREKLDQACQRGKVVLQLPKAMLQLKLPRLFNIHQIPKVFWEDSIISGYRHPQSSALDCILSSFQMTNETVNIWTHFLPTWYFLWRFCVLCSMVDFLSESYTWPLLVYMLLICLYPFTSCCAHTFSTMSLEARHICYFFDYGALSLYSLGCAIAYGSYVMPECWVNSRLHRHFVPIAIANSIFCTSTSCYSSFTFFRFLELQFPQRSKVLRTGAFVIPFVFDTIPLVYRLLLCFGGSCTHTDAVSSHCYHLLFAFLTCFLFASHLPERLAPGRFDYFGHSHQLFHICAVVGTHFQMEAVLTDMTSRQSWIAAHSAAPSFMGTLGALALGVLLNLGIIALFSASLLRAPNLSPEKGGTTIRTSQPSAAAKDE is encoded by the exons TGTTTCCCTCATGGGCGGGGCCTGACGGGGGCCGAGGCTGGTCCTGGCCTCTGTGTATAAAATGGGAGGCCGGTGAAGGGCTTCAGTCGTGGGGTCTGGACTCAGCGGTGTGGTGCATGCTGTGTCGTGGAGGAAGAGAGAAGCTGGATCAGGCTTGTCAGAGAGGCAAAGTGGTGCTACAGCTACCCAAAGCCATGCTCCAACTCAAACTGCCCCGCCTCTTCAACATCCACCAAATCCCTAAG GTGTTTTGGGAGGATAGCATCATATCCGGTTACAGACATCCTCAAAGCTCCGCCCTGGACTGCATCCTCAGCAGCTTTCAGATGACCAATGAGACGGTGAATATCTGGACCCACTTCCTGCCAACATG GTACTTCCTGTGGCGCTTCTGTGTGCTCTGTTCTATGGTGGACTTCCTGTCTGAGAGCTACACGTGGCCGCTGCTGGTGTACATGCTGTTAATCTGCTTGTATCCCTTCACATCCTGCTGTGCTCACACCTTCAGCACCATGTCACTCGAAGCTCGGCATATCTGCTACTTCTTCGATTACGGAGCACTCAGCCTTTACAGcctgg GTTGTGCAATCGCGTACGGCTCCTATGTGATGCCTGAGTGTTGGGTGAACAGTCGACTCCATCGCCACTTTGTTCCCATCGCCATCGCTAACTCCATCTTCTGCACCAGCACGTCCTGCTACTCCAG ttttacttttttcaggtttttagaattgcagtTTCCTCAGAGGAGTAAAGTTTTGCGGACCGGAGCCTTTGTTATTCCCTTCGTGTTTGACACCATCCCACTTGTCTACAGA CTCTTGCTGTGTTTCGGAGGAAGctgcactcacacagacgcCGTATCCAGTCACTGCTATCACCTGCTGTTTGCGTTCCTCACCTGCTTCCTGTTCGCTTCTCACCTGCCTGAGAGACTCGCGCCAGGACGCTTCGACTACTTTG GCCACAGTCACCAGCTGTTCCACATCTGCGCGGTGGTCGGCACACACTTCCAGATGGAGGCGGTTCTGACAGATATGACGTCACGCCAGAGCTGGATCGCCGCCCACTCGGCAGCACCGTCCTTCATGGGAACGCTTGGAGCTCTGGCCCTCGGTGTCCTGCTCAACCTGGGCATCATTGCTCTGTTCAGCGCCAGTCTACTGCGTGCTCCAAACCTCAGCCCCGAGAAAGGAGGCACTACGATCCGCACGTCGCAGCCGAGCGCCGCCGCGAAAGACGAGTAA
- the ntrk1 gene encoding high affinity nerve growth factor receptor isoform X1: MAGRAVCQVALALFLMLSLTTGAWTGCPGACRCSFAMLQCLEANGISSIPVLIQQESENVTEIYIENQTNLKHITDVDFFNYKELKNLTVTDCGLLFISDKAFQNNFKLQYVNLASNSLTHISWKVFHFIPLMNLVLRDNPLTCSCHLYWLQQWQRTRRADIDSQQSCWFNSSSVQLDRFMMENCSLPEVSINAPELPIKEGGNLTFECQVTGTPVPSIRWRTEQLNSSFILEPGISGSTLELVLHLLNVSYRDNLHNLTCEAENEAGPREAMVQLNIEFPAKIVSLKDPEQQHHWCFPFRVDGNPPPSIKWLYNSTPLVETPYAYTQIIPDLDDGSEYHGCLFLNKPTHLNNGYYTLIVENALGREEATSFGKFMDNPFGPSDPEGIILVQTSDPTAPTNQSREDVTEKRESSLLGVSVAVGLAAFACTFLLIMVLVINKCGQHSKFGIHRSSVLGKEEDLAVSLRFMNFGVSPPSSDEGMLDSGLSSFVENPQYFCGIIKDKDMCVQHIKRQDIMLKWELGEGAFGKVYLAECANLCPDTDKMLVAIKTLKDANESTRQDFQREAELLTVLQHEHIVRFYGVCTDGEPLAMVFEYMRHGDLNRFLRAHGPDARILDEVKIPPMGQLTLLQMLQIAAQIASGMVYLASLHFVHRDLATRNCLVGEGLVVKIGDFGMSRDIYSTDYYRVGGRTMLPIRWMPPESIMYRKFTTESDIWSFGVVLWEIFTYGKQPWYQLSNSEAIECITQGRELERPRTCPKEVHQLMQGCWQREPQQRLVIKEVYNRLVALVKNPPIYLDILE, encoded by the exons ATGGCTGGCAGGGCCGTGTGCCAGGTGGCCTTGGCTCTGTTCCTGATGCTCAGCCTGACAACAGGAGCTTGGACCGGCTGCCCCGGGGCCTGTCGCTGCTCCTTCGCCATGCTCCAGTGCTTGGAAGCGAATGGTATCAGCAGCATCCCGGTGCTGATTCAGCAGGAGAGCGAGAATGTCACAGAAAT CTACATCGAGAACCAGACAAACCTGAAGCACATCACGGACGTGGACTTCTTCAACTACAAAGAACTGAAGAACCT CACAGTTACAGACTGCGGCTTGCTCTTCATCTCTGATAAAGCCTTCCAGAATAACTTCAAGCTGCAATACGT AAACCTGGCCTCGAACTCGCTCACGCACATCAGCTGGAAGGTCTTCCATTTCATTCCACTGATGAACCT GGTTCTGAGGGATAACCCCCTGACCTGCTCGTGTCATCTGTACTGGCTACAGCAGTGGCAGAGGACGAGGCGAGCCGACATCGACAGCCAGCAGAGCTGCTGGTTTAACAGCAGCAGCGTTCAGCTCGACAGGTTTATGATGGAGAACTGCA GTCTTCCCGAGGTGTCCATCAACGCTCCAGAACTTCCCATTAAGGAGGGGGGAAACCTGACGTTTGAGTGTCAGGTCACCGGAACTCCAGTGCCTAGTATTCGGTGGAGGACGGAGCAGCTAAATTCCAGTTTTATTCTGGAG cctgggATCTCGGGCTCCACTTTGGAGCTGGTGCTTCACCTGTTGAATGTGTCGTATAGGGACAACCTGCACAATCTCACCTGTGAGGCAGAGAACGAAGCAGGGCCGAGAGAAGCGATGGTGCAGCTCAACATCGAGT TCCCGGCCAAAATCGTGTCCCTGAAGGACCCGGAGCAGCAGCATCACTGGTGCTTCCCCTTCAGAGTAGATGGAAATCCACCTCCGAGCATCAAGTGGCTGTACAACAGCACGCCGCTGGTGGAGACGCCGTACGCCTACACGCAGATCATCCCAGACTTGGACGACGGTTCCGAATATCACGGCTGCCTTTTCCTCAACAAACCCACTCACCTCAACAACGGCTATTACACACTCATCGTGGAGAACGCGCTGGGCCGAGAAGAGGCCACGTCTTTCGGAAAGTTCATGGACAACCCGTTCGGCCCTTCTGACCCGGAAGGCATCATCCTCG TCCAGACCAGTGACCCCA CAGCTCCTACTAACCAGTCGCGCGAGGACGTGACGGAGAAGCGGGAAAGCAGCCTGCTTGGG GTGTCTGTCGCTGTCGGCCTCGCTGCGTTTGCTTGCACCTTCCTGCTCATCATGGTGTTGGTGATCAATAAGTGTGGGCAACACTCCAAGTTCGGCATCCATC GGTCGTCCGTTCTGGGGAAGGAAGAAGACTTGGCCGTCTCGCTCCGCTTTATGAACTTCGGAGTGAGTCCTCCTTCCTCAGACGAAGGCATGCTGGACTCGGGACTCTCCAGCTTTGTGGAGAACCCGCAGTACTTTTGTGGCATCATCAAAGACAAGGACATGT GTGTGCAGCACATTAAGAGGCAGGACATCATGCTGAAGTGGGAGCTGGGAGAAGGAGCTTTCGGGAAGGTTTATTTAGCCGAGTGCGCTAACCTCTGTCCAGACACAGACAAGATGCTGGTGGCTATAAAG ACGCTGAAGGACGCCAACGAATCGACTCGACAGGACTTCCAGCGTGAGGCCGAGCTCCTGACTGTGCTCCAGCACGAGCACATCGTCCGCTTCTACGGAGTTTGTACGGATGGAGAACCTCTCGCCATGGTGTTCGAGTACATGCGCCACGGCGACCTCAACCGCTTCCTCAG GGCTCATGGTCCAGATGCCCGGATTCTAGACGAGGTCAAGATTCCCCCGATGGGTCAGCTGACCCTGCTGCAGATGCTCCAGATTGCAGCCCAGATCGCCTCCGGTATGGTCTACCTGGCCTCACTCcactttgtgcacagagacCTGGCCACCAGAAACTGCCTGGTTGGTGAAGGTCTTGTGGTGAAGATCGGTGACTTCGGCATGTCCAGAGACATCTACAGCACTGATTACTACAGG GTCGGTGGAAGAACCATGTTACCTATTCGTTGGATGCCTCCTGAGAGCATTATGTACAGAAAGTTCACCACAGAGAGCGACATCTGGAGTTTCGGGGTGGTTCTGTGGGAGATCTTCACCTACGGAAAACAGCCGTGGTATCAGCTGTCCAACAGCGAG GCGATCGAGTGCATCACACAGGGCCGAGAGCTGGAGCGGCCACGGACGTGTCCTAAAGAGGTCCACCAGCTCATGCAGGGCTGCTGGCAGAGGGAACCACAACAACGCCTCGTCATCAAGGAAGTCTACAACCGGCTCGTGGCCCTGGTGAAGAACCCCCCGATCTACCTGGACATCctggagtga